The nucleotide window GCCTTGAGGTAAGTACCAAAAAAATTGGCACGGATACAACTCTTGCGAAGATTGTTCATCTCGTAGAAATGGCGCAGAACGTTAAAGCGCCCATTCAGGGGGTTGCTGACCGCTTCACCGTCTGGTTCCTGCCCACAGTTCTGGTACTTTCAATTATCGGTTATCTTGCCTCAGGCAACCTGAAGGTTGCTATTGCCATTCTGCTTGTTGCTTGCCCGTGCGCCTTTGCCATTGCAACACCATCAGCGGTGGCGGCCGGCATTGCCAATATGGCCCGCAGAGCCGTGCTCATCAAGGGAGGTATTTATTTCGAGGTTGCAGGAAAAATTGATGCCTTAGTCGTTGACAAAACGGGCACGCTCACTTTTGGGCGCCCGAAAGTTATGGAGGTAGTGAGCGGTGATGGAGCAACTGCGGACGAGGTGCTGCGTCTGGCGGCTATCGCCGAGAAATACTCGGAGCATCCTCTGGCAAAAGCTGTGATGGCAATGGCTGCCGAGCGGCGGCTTGACGTTCCGGACCCCGACGACTTCAAGATTGAGGTGAGCATGGGGGTTGCCGCTACCAATCAAGGTATGAGTATTGTCGTTGGCAGGCGCGATTTTCTGAAGGACCGGGGGATCGCTCTGTCCAAGCGTATTGAACAGGATATAACAGCACAGACAGCGCTTGGCAGGACTGTGATCTTGGTGGCACGAGACATGGAAGCCATAGGTATAGTTGCCATTGCGGACGAGGTGAAAACAGAGACGATACAGGCTATCAAGGCACTCAAGGGTCTAGGTTTGAGTAAAATTGTCATGCTCACTGGGGACAACTCCAAGGTAGCACAGGCAGTCGCCGATCAGATAGGTGTGAACGAGTACTATGCCGAACAGCTTCCAGAAGACAAGCAGCGCGTCATCAAAGATTTGCAGAATCAAGGAAGAAAAGTCTGTATGGTGGGTGACGGGATCAATGACGCGCCAGCTTTAGCCCTGGCTGATGTGGGTATCGCAATGGGGGCAGCAGGTACGCATGTATCAATCGAGGCTGCAGACGTTACGCTGATGAATGACGACCTCTTCCGTCTCGTCGAATTTGTTCAGATGTCCCGTAAGGTACTAATGCGTATCAAGCTCAACATATTCTTTTCGATTATTTACAACGCTATCGGCTTGACCTTGGCCATGCTTGGGCACATAACACCGGTTATGGCGGTCATTTTCCAGGAAGCTGGCTGCATCACAGTGGTTCTAAGCTCCACTCTTTTGCTGTGGGCAAAAACTCCACAAGTAAGATAAATGTTTGTGACTGATGAAGTTAGAGGACGAGAAGAGATCATCGAATCAGTGGTGTGTTGTTTTTGGGAAGTGGTCACACAAACAGCATCTTAAAGCCGGCGATGGTCAGGACAACGGACAAAGCCCTGATCACTCCGGCAACCGGCAGTATGCGACTGCCGAAAAAGGAGCCGATAACACCGCCGGCGAGAGCTGTAACCGCGAGCAGCGGCGCAAAACCCGGGATTTCCTGAAGACTGCTGACATGACCGAGAAGTCCGGACGTAGAGTTGACCAGGATGAACAGTGCTGCGACAGCTGATGTTTCCCGTGCTTTTCCCCACTTGAGCAGTATGAAGAGGGGGCTGAGAAATATGCCGCCTCCCACGCCGGTCAGTCCCGACAATAGTCCAAGCACAGCGCCGACAGACAAGGCCAACGGCATCGAAGGATATCGCACCGCTGAACCATCTTCTATCGAATGGAAAAAGAGTCGGCAGGCTGAAGCCAGTAGAATGAATCCCACCAGTGGCTTATAGATGTGAGGTGGCAGGTTCAGACAGCCGCCTATGAAACTGCACGGGATCGACGTTATAGCGAAAGGCCAGAACAGCCGCCAGGAGAAGTGGCCGGCGCGAGCGAAGGAGTAGGTAGCTACAGTCGCAACCAGGATGTTCAAAATCAAGGCGGTGGGTTTGAAAGCCGACGGTGTAACACTGAATAAGGCCAATGCAGCGATGTATCCCGACGCACCGCCATGACCGACACTGGAGTAGAGCATTGCCACTACCAGAATACAAATCAACAGGGGTATCAGAAGGGAAAGGGTCACTCCAGAACCTCTATAACATCGTCCGGCTTAACTATGCCTCCATGCAGCACCTTGGCAAAGATCCCTTCCTTGGGCATGACGCAATCACCAGCCTGATGATAGATGGCGCAGCGGGTGTGGCACTCCTTGCCAATCTGGGTCACCTCCAGAAGCGTCTCACCAACGGCCAGCCGCGTCCCGACCGGAAGTACAGGCAGGTCGATCCCCTGGGTGGTGATATTCTCGGCAAAATCACCTGAGTCGACGCTTAACCCTAGAGCTTGCATTTTCCGGATGCTCTCAATGGCGAGGAGACTTACTTGCCGGTGCCACTCACCCGCATGGGCATCGCCGACGATGCCGTGATTTTCACGCACCTCGACAAGTTCGACAGCTGTCTTCCGTTCTCCCTTGTTCCGGCTTATGCATACTGCCACAACCTTTCCCTGTCGCATCATTATCCTCCAATTCCGGCCATGGCAATCTGTCGTTGTCTGTCGCTGCCTTCGGCAAGTCTGTGTCGGTCGGGCTTCTCGGCCACGGTTCGGAAGAGGGCCTCGCGGAGCGTGGTGTCGTCACCACCGGCAAGTATGGGCCGGAGGTCGATGGTTCCGCGGTCGAAGAGGCAGCTTTTTGCTA belongs to Geobacter sp. SVR and includes:
- a CDS encoding cation-translocating P-type ATPase, encoding MSTPEEVRPGRKQEILVFALAPLIVGILTLAAWLLGRWQVGPVYFSAGLALLATVFGGWQRFLSAFRDVLNRKITVNVFVTVAIIITIGAGEFLPAAAIILIMAVVGSLESYTLDNTRRSIRGLLDLAPPMATVRRGDSEATVPVTELQIGDIVIVRPGERIPVDGVVTAGMTTVNQAPITGESMPVEKFIGSEVFGGTLNESGRLEVSTKKIGTDTTLAKIVHLVEMAQNVKAPIQGVADRFTVWFLPTVLVLSIIGYLASGNLKVAIAILLVACPCAFAIATPSAVAAGIANMARRAVLIKGGIYFEVAGKIDALVVDKTGTLTFGRPKVMEVVSGDGATADEVLRLAAIAEKYSEHPLAKAVMAMAAERRLDVPDPDDFKIEVSMGVAATNQGMSIVVGRRDFLKDRGIALSKRIEQDITAQTALGRTVILVARDMEAIGIVAIADEVKTETIQAIKALKGLGLSKIVMLTGDNSKVAQAVADQIGVNEYYAEQLPEDKQRVIKDLQNQGRKVCMVGDGINDAPALALADVGIAMGAAGTHVSIEAADVTLMNDDLFRLVEFVQMSRKVLMRIKLNIFFSIIYNAIGLTLAMLGHITPVMAVIFQEAGCITVVLSSTLLLWAKTPQVR
- a CDS encoding sulfite exporter TauE/SafE family protein encodes the protein MTLSLLIPLLICILVVAMLYSSVGHGGASGYIAALALFSVTPSAFKPTALILNILVATVATYSFARAGHFSWRLFWPFAITSIPCSFIGGCLNLPPHIYKPLVGFILLASACRLFFHSIEDGSAVRYPSMPLALSVGAVLGLLSGLTGVGGGIFLSPLFILLKWGKARETSAVAALFILVNSTSGLLGHVSSLQEIPGFAPLLAVTALAGGVIGSFFGSRILPVAGVIRALSVVLTIAGFKMLFV
- a CDS encoding MOSC domain-containing protein — its product is MMRQGKVVAVCISRNKGERKTAVELVEVRENHGIVGDAHAGEWHRQVSLLAIESIRKMQALGLSVDSGDFAENITTQGIDLPVLPVGTRLAVGETLLEVTQIGKECHTRCAIYHQAGDCVMPKEGIFAKVLHGGIVKPDDVIEVLE